From Macaca mulatta isolate MMU2019108-1 chromosome 1, T2T-MMU8v2.0, whole genome shotgun sequence, the proteins below share one genomic window:
- the LOC693378 gene encoding diphthamide biosynthesis protein 3-like: protein MAVFHDEVEIEDFQHDEDSETYFYPCPCGDNFFITKEDLENGDDVAMCPSCSLIIKGIYDKDPFVCAETVPAPLANIELVKC, encoded by the coding sequence ATGGCAGTGTTTCATGACGAGGTAGAAATAGAGGACTTCCAACATGATGAGGACTCGGAGACATATTTCTATCCCTGCCCATGTGGAGATAACTTCTTCATTACCAAGGAAGATTTAGAGAATGGGGACGACGTGGCAATGTGTCCTAGCTGCTCTCTCATTATAAAAGGGATTTATGACAAAGATCCGTTTGTGTGTGCAGAAACAGTCCCAGCCCCTTTAGCCAACATAGAACTAGTTAAGTGCTGA